In Spirochaetaceae bacterium, the DNA window GCTAACCGTAACCGGCGGAGGTGTTACAGCCGATGGCGGCGGAATAATCACAGGCGGCGTTATTGGCACGACGCCGGAGGGCGGTGGCTCGGCAGCTTCGTCAACCATACTTAAAAAAAAGCCAATATTATTATTAATTGTATTAGTTACCGTAGTTTGCTCGGCCGTTTCATCTTCTGCGGGAGGTAAATCGTACGGGTCGGTGGCAATGATAACAGAATCTTCACCCGGCAACAAGGGTTGATTAGCTATAGTTGCAGGCAGCCTATTGCCGCTGCTAAAAACGGTAAAGGCTAAAAAGATAGTTAGCACCATAATAAAGCCTGCCGAAACTACAGCAAATAATCTTACTTTATTTTGCATAACCACCCTGCTTTATTTTACTTAATATTTTAACCATTTGTTTATTTAGGTACCTTTGCCCGCAATAATTCCTTACTCTATAAATATCGACTTTATAGCTTAAATATTTTAGGCTAAGGCTGCGCTGGCTGTAAATACGCTTTAAAGTAAACAACAAACCTCGTTTATCGCGTTTTAAAGCCCTTATCACTCTTACCGGTAACGGGGCCGTTAGCCAAATTACCACATTTACATAACCTTTTAGCGGCCAATAAGGCAGTAAAGCCGCATTAATGGCTATCTCTCTCTCTTTGTTTTGCTCAATTATTTTTTTAATTTGCTCTACAATGTAAGGGTGGCTAATAGCGTTAAGCTTAACCAACTGCTCCTTACCGCTAAAAACCAGTTGGCCCAACTTAGGGCGGCTAACCTCACCGCTACTATCTAAAATGGCCGTACCAAAGGCAGCCACTATGGCGTTTTTATTGGCTGTTAAGGCCTCTATGCCTAACTTATCGGCATCAATTATTAAATAACCCTGTTTTTCTAGGGTATTTGCCGCCATATTTTTACCGGCGGCCGTTTTACCCGCTATGCCAATAACCATAATATTAACTATCGGCACGTTAATAACTGAAAACTGAAAACTGAAAACTGAAAACTGAAAACTGAAAACTGAAAACTGAAAACTGAAAACTGAAAACTGAAAGATTGTAACTCTTATTCTATGTTTGTCAACTATCAGTTTTTAGTTCTCAACTCTCAGCTATTCAAGCCCCTTGCCATAACTGCACATTTGGCTTACAATAACCAAATGGCTAACATTACCTTTATTACCGGCCCTATGT includes these proteins:
- the coaE gene encoding dephospho-CoA kinase (Dephospho-CoA kinase (CoaE) performs the final step in coenzyme A biosynthesis.), giving the protein MVIGIAGKTAAGKNMAANTLEKQGYLIIDADKLGIEALTANKNAIVAAFGTAILDSSGEVSRPKLGQLVFSGKEQLVKLNAISHPYIVEQIKKIIEQNKEREIAINAALLPYWPLKGYVNVVIWLTAPLPVRVIRALKRDKRGLLFTLKRIYSQRSLSLKYLSYKVDIYRVRNYCGQRYLNKQMVKILSKIKQGGYAK